In the Euphorbia lathyris chromosome 5, ddEupLath1.1, whole genome shotgun sequence genome, one interval contains:
- the LOC136228725 gene encoding uncharacterized protein isoform X1: MENKRPRILCLHGFRNSAEILKKLVDRWPLIVRQKLDLVFLDAPFSAQPKSNHDPPSYEWFQGNEDYSEYWNFEECLNYLENYMIEHGPFDGFLGFSQGAVLAAAVPGMQKDGVCLNKVPKLKFLILISGAKFGGKMLTGLPKLAANAFSSPLHCPSLHFIGETDIVKEEGIDLAEAFVNPVLIHHLEGHTVPILDGENLEKMVGFIERIKQ; this comes from the exons ATGGAAAATAAAAGACCCAGAATTCTGTGCCTTCATGGATTCAGGAACAGTGCTGAAATTCTCAAGAAACTAGTAGACAGATGGCCTCTAATTGTACGACAAAAGTTGGATCTTGTGTTTCTTGATGCTCCTTTTTCAGCTCAACCTAAATCCAATCACGATCCTCCTTCCTACGAATGGTTTCAAGGCAACGAG GATTATAGTGAGTATTGGAATTTTGAAGAATGTCTGAATTACCTGGAAAATTACATGATAGAGCATGGACCTTTTGATGGTTTTCTTGGTTTCTCCCAG GGTGCAGTATTAGCTGCAGCCGTTCCAGGGATGCAAAAAGATGGAGTATGTCTAAATAAGGTTCCAAAGCTTAAGTTTTTGATATTAATATCAGGGGCTAAGTTTGGTGGAAAAATGCTAACAGGCCTTCCTAAATTGGCTGCTAATGCATTTTCATCCCCTCTTCACTGTCCCTCTCTCCACTTCATAG GGGAAACAGATATTGTAAAGGAAGAGGGAATTGATCTGGCAGAAGCTTTTGTAAACCCTGTACTCATTCATCATCTTGAGGGGCATACTGTGCCAATACTTG ATGGAGAAAATTTGGAGAAAATGGTTGGCTTCATTGAGAGGATTAAACAATAG
- the LOC136228725 gene encoding rhodanese-like domain-containing protein 6 isoform X2: MENKRPRILCLHGFRNSAEILKKLVDRWPLIVRQKLDLVFLDAPFSAQPKSNHDPPSYEWFQGNEDYSEYWNFEECLNYLENYMIEHGPFDGFLGFSQGAVLAAAVPGMQKDGVCLNKVPKLKFLILISGAKFGGKMLTGLPKLAANAFSSPLHCPSLHFIV, translated from the exons ATGGAAAATAAAAGACCCAGAATTCTGTGCCTTCATGGATTCAGGAACAGTGCTGAAATTCTCAAGAAACTAGTAGACAGATGGCCTCTAATTGTACGACAAAAGTTGGATCTTGTGTTTCTTGATGCTCCTTTTTCAGCTCAACCTAAATCCAATCACGATCCTCCTTCCTACGAATGGTTTCAAGGCAACGAG GATTATAGTGAGTATTGGAATTTTGAAGAATGTCTGAATTACCTGGAAAATTACATGATAGAGCATGGACCTTTTGATGGTTTTCTTGGTTTCTCCCAG GGTGCAGTATTAGCTGCAGCCGTTCCAGGGATGCAAAAAGATGGAGTATGTCTAAATAAGGTTCCAAAGCTTAAGTTTTTGATATTAATATCAGGGGCTAAGTTTGGTGGAAAAATGCTAACAGGCCTTCCTAAATTGGCTGCTAATGCATTTTCATCCCCTCTTCACTGTCCCTCTCTCCACTTCATAG TGTAA